The Larimichthys crocea isolate SSNF chromosome XI, L_crocea_2.0, whole genome shotgun sequence genome has a segment encoding these proteins:
- the LOC104922557 gene encoding pleckstrin homology domain-containing family G member 1 isoform X2 encodes MDSSPDSAERPISYSSTSSSASSRDSHCSLGSRSTLVTAPHCNPVTSDRDSGAIRLELVPARQLGCREEDDRNDGGMDTGKGQGRQGSAQTLTEHSEPEMGPNAGERTGQVQGPRTYVDRVVQEILDTERTYVQDLRSIVEDYLECISNQSRLALSSEDKGSLFGNIQDIYHFNRDLLHDLEKCNADPVAIAECFVSKSEEFHIYTQYCTNYPRSVAVLTECMRNKALAKFFRERQESLRHSLPLGSYLLKPVQRILKYHLLLHEIANHMEKDTETYEVVQEAIDTMQRVAWHINDMKRKHEHAVRLQEIQSLLTNWKGPDLIGYGELVLEGTFRLQRAKNERTLFLFDKLLLITKKREETYTYKAHILCCNLMLVEVIPKEPLSFSVFHYKNPKLQHTVQAKSQQDKRMWILHLKRLILENHPAKIPAKAKQAILEMDAMHHPGFHYSPDGDKKDSSQTKEGPTPRRGRRKEPLSKLLKNAKQNAANADGEKRTSLGATLLSPVSQLALGTIGRSRSLINQSQESLDPGDHYDHSDREEEPHQQDADDEDDSGLGGGKRLRVPGKSSRKRLNPQASVDSIEQWKTFNMSSSDLQRARESLVREGSHHPPLLRTPHVMEEPPESPIPSVIVTESDHSVRNIWADHRARRAMFPTRQRTMQPDDEDEDIYQMFVPTEPSGPEPEVPTERSEATSSPKTARPCSWHVEQVPTVQVDPPPSGGRVLRRASSAGEKATEARQSPDDDQSGNSNLDTIHTESSSNDISGSSSAEQLTLDDIENVYDNISYEDLKSMGLVRRDPEEIQSRKETSTNVQGTQSQAARVLSAPEVPVITEPMIEPDSSSESNRSSTQEGRSFGTCDLKIVEENIYDTICFREPPSTENKAINEASKLQQERDSLLASEQDLTESLRGFISEESLHFGEDEGPEASHNVPCSSEPDYSSSSASETFSQRSQKGDKMSEQVDEIWNDLENYIKSNEKKADRLPAAFPVSASESPKKKVSSVKNSPTKTAAVMSSQAASPPTKSPPSHQPKSPPVTSIPSFTIPVINLPEPQSEGIPAEENHSPPPTSRPPPVAPEPLPGTVKNIRKRLARLSSGSFRLEDDDLVELPQRSTSPRDNPLKDLHNLFPGELAGLDSPLASSSLLLGESVDFPLDLMDKSKSRVFLMARQYSQKIKKANQLLRMRSMDPGDACSRTRAEKKQKDLAAILEEKKQGGAAIGARIAEYSQLYDQVMFKDPPGTAGQATPHHSHPGLPYSPSMPETSLEEDWLHSTYSNGELASFVSSPGEVDDARASSTPHRRLTSSCSIPSLQTFPPSPSSPPSQRWSMTAPSEKEEHVYSSIKRHPSFNSPSLPSSKSSPSSHCQSVSSLGSQQQEKNQTGPKCNGPTVARSTDRLHGPMLGRAGRQSSLPERSTQGQSDLTLHDGQQVVVLNRASALSILNATQNYLANFKDNGEDDDDYVEIRSEDECEQEHEQDRLAQRNGSSAVLSNQNKGLVHSQSLPCTPARSCDPLRSLDREQLEKYLWSEPQQSQPKIVQSLREKFQCLSSSSFA; translated from the exons ATGGACTCCTCACCCGACAGCGCCGAAAGGCCTATCAGCTAcagctccacctcttcctccgcTTCCTCCCGGGACAGTCACTGCTCTCTGGGCAGCCGCTCCACCCTTGTTACTGCCCCTCATTGCAACCCTGTGACCTCAGACCGGGACTCAGGGGCGATTCGGTTGGAACTGGTCCCAGCCAGGCAGCTGGGATGCAGGGAGGAAGATGACAGaaatgatggagggatggacaCAGGGAAGGGGCAAGGGAGACAGGGCAGTGCACAGACTTTGACAGAACATTCAGAGCCTGAGATGGGCCCAAATGCAGGCGAGCGGACGGGTCAGGTGCAGGGACCTCGGACATACGTGGACCGGGTGGTGCAGGAGATACTGGACACCGAGAGAACCTACGTCCAGGATCTGCGCAGCATTGTAGAG gactACTTGGAGTGTATCAGTAACCAGTCCCGGCTGGCCTTGAGCTCTGAGGATAAAGGCTCTCTGTTTGGCAACATCCAAGACATCTATCACTTCAACAG GGACCTCCTTCATGATCTTGAGAAGTGCAACGCTGACCCCGTGGCCATCGCAGAGTGCTTCGTATCCAAG AGTGAAGAAttccacatttacacacagtacTGCACCAACTACCCACG GTCGGTGGCTGTGCTAACAGAGTGCATGAGGAACAAGGCGTTGGCCAAGTTTTTCCGCGAGCGGCAGGAATCTCTGAGACACTCCTTGCCCCTGGGCTCCTACCTGCTCAAGCCAGTGCAGAGGATCCTCAAGTACCACCTACTGCTGCAT GAGATAGCCAACCACATGGAGAAGGACACAGAGACTTATGAGGTTGTGCAGGAAGCCATAGACACCATGCAGAGAGTGGCCTGGCACATCAATGACATGAAGAGGAAACATGAGCACGCCGTTAGGTTGCAG GAAATCCAAAGCCTGCTGACAAACTGGAAGGGCCCTGACCTGATCGGCTACGGAGAGTTGGTTCTTGAAGGAACGTTTCGTCTGCAGCGAGCCAAAAACGAGAGAACTCTCTTCCTGTTCGACAAGCTTCTGCTCATTACCAAGAAACGAGAAGAAACCTACACGTACAAGGCCCACATCCTG TGCTGCAACCTGATGCTGGTGGAGGTTATTCCTAAAGAACCGCtgagtttcagtgtgtttcactACAAGAATCCCAAACTTCAGCACACAGTCCAG GCCAAATCACAGCAAGACAAGCGTATGTGGATCTTACACCTCAAGAGACTTATACTTGAAAACCATCCGGCCAAAATCCCTGCCAAG GCTAAGCAAGCAATTTTGGAGATGGATGCAATGC ATCATCCCGGGTTTCATTACAGTCCCGATGGGGACAAGAAGGATTCCTCTCAGACCAAGGAGGGTCCTACCCCTCGTAGAGGACGCAGGAAAG AACCTCTATCCAAATTATTGAAGAATGCAAAGCAAAATGCTGCCAACGCCGATGGTGAGAAG CGAACAAGTCTGGGTGCCACCCTGCTCTCACCAGTGTCCCAGCTGGCTTTGGGCACTATCGGTCGCAGCCGCAGCCTCATCAACCAATCACAGGAGTCACTCGACCCCGGCGATCACTATGACCACAGTGACCGAGAAGAGGAACCACATCAGCAagatgctgatgatgaagatgacagtgGCCTG GGAGGTGGGAAGCGCCTGCGAGTCCCTGGaaaaagcagcaggaagaggCTGAACCCTCAGGCATCTGTCGATAGTATAGAACAGTGGAAAACCTTCAACATGAGCTCTTCAGACCTACAG AGAGCCAGAGAATCTCTAGTGAGGGAAGGAAGTCACCACCCACCACTTCTCAGGACACCTCATGTGATGGAGGAACCTCCAGAGTCACCCATTCCCTCTGTCATAGTCACAGAAAGTGACCATTCTGTGAGGAATATCTGGGCAGACCACCGTGCTCGCAGGGCCATGTTCCCCACCCGCCAGAGAACCATGCAGcctgatgatgaggatgaggacaTCTACCAGATGTTTGTCCCCACAGAGCCAAGTGGACCGGAACCAGAGGTGCCCACGGAGAGGTCAGAGGCCACCTCGTCACCCAAGACAGCTCGGCCTTGCAGTTGGCACGTCGAACAAGTTCCCACTGTGCAGGTTGACCCTCCACCCAGTGGAGGCAGAGTCTTGCGGAGGGCGAGCAGTGCAGGGGAGAAGGCTACAGAGGCTCGACAGAGTCCCGATGATGACCAGTCTGGCAATAGCAACTTGGATACGATCCACACTGAATCATCCAGCAATGACATATCTGGATCGTCTTCAGCTGAGCAGCTGACGCTGGATGATATTGAAAATGTGTATGACAACATTAGCTATGAGGACCTTAAGAGCATGGGCCTGGTCAGAAGAGACCCTGAGGAAATCCAGTCACGGAAAGAAACATCTACAAATGTACAGGGTACCCAGAGCCAAGCAGCGAGGGTACTAAGTGCTCCAGAAGTTCCAGTAATCACAGAGCCGATGATTGAACCAGATAGTTCCTCAGAGAGCAACAGGTCCTCCACACAGGAGGGGAGGTCATTTGGGACATGTGACCTCAAGATAGTAGAGGAGAACATCTATGACACCATCTGCTTTAGGGAGCCCCCATCAACAGAGAATAAAGCAATCAATGAAGCCAGCAAACTACAACAAGAGAGGGACAGTCTGCTGGCCTCTGAACAAGACCTGACTGAAAGCCTTAGAGGGTTTATATCTGAGGAGAGCCTCCACTTTGGAGAGGATGAAGGACCGGAAGCCTCCCACAATGTCCCTTGTTCCTCTGAGCCAGattattcctcctcctccgcctccgaGACTTTCTCTCAGCGCTCACAAAAAGGGGATAAGATGTCAGAGCAGGTCGACGAGATCTGGAACGACCTGGAAAACTACATCAAGAGCAACGAGAAGAAAGCTGATAGACTCCCCGCAGCCTTCCCTGTTAGTGCCAGTGAGTCGCCTAAGAAGAAGGTTTCCTCAGTGAAAAACAGCCCGACAAAGACCGCCGCTGTAATGAGCTCTCAAGCAGCCAGCCCTCCGACCAAGAGTCCCCCATCACATCAGCCTAAATCCCCACCTGTTACCTCCATACCGTCATTCACCATCCCAGTCATCAACCTCCCTGAACCTCAAAGTGAAGGCATCCCTGCAGAAGAAAACCATAGCCCTCCTCCTACATCACGCCCCCCTCCTGTCGCCCCAGAGCCCCTCCCAGGCACAGTTAAGAACATTCGTAAAAGACTGGCTCGCCTCAGCAGCGGCAGCTTCCGCCTAGAGGACGACGACCTGGTGGAGCTTCCTCAACGAAGCACATCTCCGAGAGATAATCCCCTCAAGGACCTTCATAACTTGTTTCCAGGGGAGCTGGCAGGACTGGACTCACCcctggcctcctcctctcttctgctgGGTGAATCTGTGGACTTCCCCCTTGATCTGATGGATAAATCAAAGAGCCGGGTGTTTCTGATGGCACGACAGTATAGCCAGAAGATCAAGAAAGCCAACCAACTACTGCGCATGAGGAGCATGGACCCTGGAGACGCTTGTAGTCGGACCAGAGctgagaagaagcagaaagatCTGGCAGCCATCttagaagagaagaaacaaggGGGCGCTGCTATAG GTGCAAGGATAGCGGAGTACTCCCAGCTCTATGACCAGGTAATGTTTAAGGATCCTCCTGGTACAGCTGGTCAGGCTACCCCACATCACTCCCATCCAGGGCTGCCATATTCTCCGTCAATGCCTGAGACCTCCCTGGAGGAGGACTGGCTCCACTCCACTTACAGCAACGGAGAGCTTGCCAGCTTTGTGTCCTCACCCGGCGAGGTAGACGACGCTCGAGCGTCTTCTACCCCGCACCGCAGACttacctcctcctgctccatccCTTCTCTCCAgaccttccctccctctccgtcCAGCCCACCATCCCAGAGATGGAGCATGACGGCGCCAAGCGAAAAAGAGGAGCATGTGTACAGTTCCATTAAAAGACATCCTTCCTTTAACTCTCCATCTTTGCCCTCCTCAAAGTCTTCCCCATCCAGTcattgtcagtcagtcagctctctgggcagccagcagcaggagaagaacCAAACTGGGCCCAAATGTAACGGACCCACTGTGGCTCGATCCACAGACAGACTCCATGGCCCAATGCTGGGTCGTGCTGGTCGGCAGAGTAGCCTCCCAGAGCGCTCCACCCAGGGACAGTCAGACCTCACTTTACACGATGGTCAACAGGTGGTGGTCCTGAACCGGGCTTCTGCACTGAGCATACTCAATGCCACCCAGAACTACCTGGCTAATTTTAAGGACAATGGggaagatgatgatgactaTGTAGAGATCCGCTCAGAGGACGAGTGCGAGCAAGAGCATGAGCAGGACAGGTTGGCACAGCGGAACGGCAGCTCGGCAGTCCTTTCCAATCAGAACAAAGGTCTTGTCCACTCCCAGAGTCTGCCATGCACACCGGCGCGCTCCTGCGACCCGCTGAGGTCTCTGGACCGCGAGCAGCTGGAGAAGTACCTGTGGAGCGAGCCACAGCAGAGCCAACCCAAAATCGTCCAGTCTCTGAGGGAGAAGTTTCAGTGTCTGAGCTCTAGTAGCTTTGCCTGA
- the LOC104922557 gene encoding pleckstrin homology domain-containing family G member 1 isoform X1, whose amino-acid sequence MPTDDYNYLPDALPPLPEVPDSGSVLSSVDIPARCLRNPAFRHASSRYCSALSMDSSPDSAERPISYSSTSSSASSRDSHCSLGSRSTLVTAPHCNPVTSDRDSGAIRLELVPARQLGCREEDDRNDGGMDTGKGQGRQGSAQTLTEHSEPEMGPNAGERTGQVQGPRTYVDRVVQEILDTERTYVQDLRSIVEDYLECISNQSRLALSSEDKGSLFGNIQDIYHFNRDLLHDLEKCNADPVAIAECFVSKSEEFHIYTQYCTNYPRSVAVLTECMRNKALAKFFRERQESLRHSLPLGSYLLKPVQRILKYHLLLHEIANHMEKDTETYEVVQEAIDTMQRVAWHINDMKRKHEHAVRLQEIQSLLTNWKGPDLIGYGELVLEGTFRLQRAKNERTLFLFDKLLLITKKREETYTYKAHILCCNLMLVEVIPKEPLSFSVFHYKNPKLQHTVQAKSQQDKRMWILHLKRLILENHPAKIPAKAKQAILEMDAMHHPGFHYSPDGDKKDSSQTKEGPTPRRGRRKEPLSKLLKNAKQNAANADGEKRTSLGATLLSPVSQLALGTIGRSRSLINQSQESLDPGDHYDHSDREEEPHQQDADDEDDSGLGGGKRLRVPGKSSRKRLNPQASVDSIEQWKTFNMSSSDLQRARESLVREGSHHPPLLRTPHVMEEPPESPIPSVIVTESDHSVRNIWADHRARRAMFPTRQRTMQPDDEDEDIYQMFVPTEPSGPEPEVPTERSEATSSPKTARPCSWHVEQVPTVQVDPPPSGGRVLRRASSAGEKATEARQSPDDDQSGNSNLDTIHTESSSNDISGSSSAEQLTLDDIENVYDNISYEDLKSMGLVRRDPEEIQSRKETSTNVQGTQSQAARVLSAPEVPVITEPMIEPDSSSESNRSSTQEGRSFGTCDLKIVEENIYDTICFREPPSTENKAINEASKLQQERDSLLASEQDLTESLRGFISEESLHFGEDEGPEASHNVPCSSEPDYSSSSASETFSQRSQKGDKMSEQVDEIWNDLENYIKSNEKKADRLPAAFPVSASESPKKKVSSVKNSPTKTAAVMSSQAASPPTKSPPSHQPKSPPVTSIPSFTIPVINLPEPQSEGIPAEENHSPPPTSRPPPVAPEPLPGTVKNIRKRLARLSSGSFRLEDDDLVELPQRSTSPRDNPLKDLHNLFPGELAGLDSPLASSSLLLGESVDFPLDLMDKSKSRVFLMARQYSQKIKKANQLLRMRSMDPGDACSRTRAEKKQKDLAAILEEKKQGGAAIGARIAEYSQLYDQVMFKDPPGTAGQATPHHSHPGLPYSPSMPETSLEEDWLHSTYSNGELASFVSSPGEVDDARASSTPHRRLTSSCSIPSLQTFPPSPSSPPSQRWSMTAPSEKEEHVYSSIKRHPSFNSPSLPSSKSSPSSHCQSVSSLGSQQQEKNQTGPKCNGPTVARSTDRLHGPMLGRAGRQSSLPERSTQGQSDLTLHDGQQVVVLNRASALSILNATQNYLANFKDNGEDDDDYVEIRSEDECEQEHEQDRLAQRNGSSAVLSNQNKGLVHSQSLPCTPARSCDPLRSLDREQLEKYLWSEPQQSQPKIVQSLREKFQCLSSSSFA is encoded by the exons ATGCCTACCG ACGATTATAACTACCTGCCTGATGCGTTGCCTCCTCTTCCTGAAGTCCCGGACTCCGGATCAGTCCTGAGCTCCGTTGACATACCGGCCCGCTGCCTCCGCAACCCGGCCTTTCGTCACGCCTCGTCACGCTACTGCTCTGCCCTCAGCATGGACTCCTCACCCGACAGCGCCGAAAGGCCTATCAGCTAcagctccacctcttcctccgcTTCCTCCCGGGACAGTCACTGCTCTCTGGGCAGCCGCTCCACCCTTGTTACTGCCCCTCATTGCAACCCTGTGACCTCAGACCGGGACTCAGGGGCGATTCGGTTGGAACTGGTCCCAGCCAGGCAGCTGGGATGCAGGGAGGAAGATGACAGaaatgatggagggatggacaCAGGGAAGGGGCAAGGGAGACAGGGCAGTGCACAGACTTTGACAGAACATTCAGAGCCTGAGATGGGCCCAAATGCAGGCGAGCGGACGGGTCAGGTGCAGGGACCTCGGACATACGTGGACCGGGTGGTGCAGGAGATACTGGACACCGAGAGAACCTACGTCCAGGATCTGCGCAGCATTGTAGAG gactACTTGGAGTGTATCAGTAACCAGTCCCGGCTGGCCTTGAGCTCTGAGGATAAAGGCTCTCTGTTTGGCAACATCCAAGACATCTATCACTTCAACAG GGACCTCCTTCATGATCTTGAGAAGTGCAACGCTGACCCCGTGGCCATCGCAGAGTGCTTCGTATCCAAG AGTGAAGAAttccacatttacacacagtacTGCACCAACTACCCACG GTCGGTGGCTGTGCTAACAGAGTGCATGAGGAACAAGGCGTTGGCCAAGTTTTTCCGCGAGCGGCAGGAATCTCTGAGACACTCCTTGCCCCTGGGCTCCTACCTGCTCAAGCCAGTGCAGAGGATCCTCAAGTACCACCTACTGCTGCAT GAGATAGCCAACCACATGGAGAAGGACACAGAGACTTATGAGGTTGTGCAGGAAGCCATAGACACCATGCAGAGAGTGGCCTGGCACATCAATGACATGAAGAGGAAACATGAGCACGCCGTTAGGTTGCAG GAAATCCAAAGCCTGCTGACAAACTGGAAGGGCCCTGACCTGATCGGCTACGGAGAGTTGGTTCTTGAAGGAACGTTTCGTCTGCAGCGAGCCAAAAACGAGAGAACTCTCTTCCTGTTCGACAAGCTTCTGCTCATTACCAAGAAACGAGAAGAAACCTACACGTACAAGGCCCACATCCTG TGCTGCAACCTGATGCTGGTGGAGGTTATTCCTAAAGAACCGCtgagtttcagtgtgtttcactACAAGAATCCCAAACTTCAGCACACAGTCCAG GCCAAATCACAGCAAGACAAGCGTATGTGGATCTTACACCTCAAGAGACTTATACTTGAAAACCATCCGGCCAAAATCCCTGCCAAG GCTAAGCAAGCAATTTTGGAGATGGATGCAATGC ATCATCCCGGGTTTCATTACAGTCCCGATGGGGACAAGAAGGATTCCTCTCAGACCAAGGAGGGTCCTACCCCTCGTAGAGGACGCAGGAAAG AACCTCTATCCAAATTATTGAAGAATGCAAAGCAAAATGCTGCCAACGCCGATGGTGAGAAG CGAACAAGTCTGGGTGCCACCCTGCTCTCACCAGTGTCCCAGCTGGCTTTGGGCACTATCGGTCGCAGCCGCAGCCTCATCAACCAATCACAGGAGTCACTCGACCCCGGCGATCACTATGACCACAGTGACCGAGAAGAGGAACCACATCAGCAagatgctgatgatgaagatgacagtgGCCTG GGAGGTGGGAAGCGCCTGCGAGTCCCTGGaaaaagcagcaggaagaggCTGAACCCTCAGGCATCTGTCGATAGTATAGAACAGTGGAAAACCTTCAACATGAGCTCTTCAGACCTACAG AGAGCCAGAGAATCTCTAGTGAGGGAAGGAAGTCACCACCCACCACTTCTCAGGACACCTCATGTGATGGAGGAACCTCCAGAGTCACCCATTCCCTCTGTCATAGTCACAGAAAGTGACCATTCTGTGAGGAATATCTGGGCAGACCACCGTGCTCGCAGGGCCATGTTCCCCACCCGCCAGAGAACCATGCAGcctgatgatgaggatgaggacaTCTACCAGATGTTTGTCCCCACAGAGCCAAGTGGACCGGAACCAGAGGTGCCCACGGAGAGGTCAGAGGCCACCTCGTCACCCAAGACAGCTCGGCCTTGCAGTTGGCACGTCGAACAAGTTCCCACTGTGCAGGTTGACCCTCCACCCAGTGGAGGCAGAGTCTTGCGGAGGGCGAGCAGTGCAGGGGAGAAGGCTACAGAGGCTCGACAGAGTCCCGATGATGACCAGTCTGGCAATAGCAACTTGGATACGATCCACACTGAATCATCCAGCAATGACATATCTGGATCGTCTTCAGCTGAGCAGCTGACGCTGGATGATATTGAAAATGTGTATGACAACATTAGCTATGAGGACCTTAAGAGCATGGGCCTGGTCAGAAGAGACCCTGAGGAAATCCAGTCACGGAAAGAAACATCTACAAATGTACAGGGTACCCAGAGCCAAGCAGCGAGGGTACTAAGTGCTCCAGAAGTTCCAGTAATCACAGAGCCGATGATTGAACCAGATAGTTCCTCAGAGAGCAACAGGTCCTCCACACAGGAGGGGAGGTCATTTGGGACATGTGACCTCAAGATAGTAGAGGAGAACATCTATGACACCATCTGCTTTAGGGAGCCCCCATCAACAGAGAATAAAGCAATCAATGAAGCCAGCAAACTACAACAAGAGAGGGACAGTCTGCTGGCCTCTGAACAAGACCTGACTGAAAGCCTTAGAGGGTTTATATCTGAGGAGAGCCTCCACTTTGGAGAGGATGAAGGACCGGAAGCCTCCCACAATGTCCCTTGTTCCTCTGAGCCAGattattcctcctcctccgcctccgaGACTTTCTCTCAGCGCTCACAAAAAGGGGATAAGATGTCAGAGCAGGTCGACGAGATCTGGAACGACCTGGAAAACTACATCAAGAGCAACGAGAAGAAAGCTGATAGACTCCCCGCAGCCTTCCCTGTTAGTGCCAGTGAGTCGCCTAAGAAGAAGGTTTCCTCAGTGAAAAACAGCCCGACAAAGACCGCCGCTGTAATGAGCTCTCAAGCAGCCAGCCCTCCGACCAAGAGTCCCCCATCACATCAGCCTAAATCCCCACCTGTTACCTCCATACCGTCATTCACCATCCCAGTCATCAACCTCCCTGAACCTCAAAGTGAAGGCATCCCTGCAGAAGAAAACCATAGCCCTCCTCCTACATCACGCCCCCCTCCTGTCGCCCCAGAGCCCCTCCCAGGCACAGTTAAGAACATTCGTAAAAGACTGGCTCGCCTCAGCAGCGGCAGCTTCCGCCTAGAGGACGACGACCTGGTGGAGCTTCCTCAACGAAGCACATCTCCGAGAGATAATCCCCTCAAGGACCTTCATAACTTGTTTCCAGGGGAGCTGGCAGGACTGGACTCACCcctggcctcctcctctcttctgctgGGTGAATCTGTGGACTTCCCCCTTGATCTGATGGATAAATCAAAGAGCCGGGTGTTTCTGATGGCACGACAGTATAGCCAGAAGATCAAGAAAGCCAACCAACTACTGCGCATGAGGAGCATGGACCCTGGAGACGCTTGTAGTCGGACCAGAGctgagaagaagcagaaagatCTGGCAGCCATCttagaagagaagaaacaaggGGGCGCTGCTATAG GTGCAAGGATAGCGGAGTACTCCCAGCTCTATGACCAGGTAATGTTTAAGGATCCTCCTGGTACAGCTGGTCAGGCTACCCCACATCACTCCCATCCAGGGCTGCCATATTCTCCGTCAATGCCTGAGACCTCCCTGGAGGAGGACTGGCTCCACTCCACTTACAGCAACGGAGAGCTTGCCAGCTTTGTGTCCTCACCCGGCGAGGTAGACGACGCTCGAGCGTCTTCTACCCCGCACCGCAGACttacctcctcctgctccatccCTTCTCTCCAgaccttccctccctctccgtcCAGCCCACCATCCCAGAGATGGAGCATGACGGCGCCAAGCGAAAAAGAGGAGCATGTGTACAGTTCCATTAAAAGACATCCTTCCTTTAACTCTCCATCTTTGCCCTCCTCAAAGTCTTCCCCATCCAGTcattgtcagtcagtcagctctctgggcagccagcagcaggagaagaacCAAACTGGGCCCAAATGTAACGGACCCACTGTGGCTCGATCCACAGACAGACTCCATGGCCCAATGCTGGGTCGTGCTGGTCGGCAGAGTAGCCTCCCAGAGCGCTCCACCCAGGGACAGTCAGACCTCACTTTACACGATGGTCAACAGGTGGTGGTCCTGAACCGGGCTTCTGCACTGAGCATACTCAATGCCACCCAGAACTACCTGGCTAATTTTAAGGACAATGGggaagatgatgatgactaTGTAGAGATCCGCTCAGAGGACGAGTGCGAGCAAGAGCATGAGCAGGACAGGTTGGCACAGCGGAACGGCAGCTCGGCAGTCCTTTCCAATCAGAACAAAGGTCTTGTCCACTCCCAGAGTCTGCCATGCACACCGGCGCGCTCCTGCGACCCGCTGAGGTCTCTGGACCGCGAGCAGCTGGAGAAGTACCTGTGGAGCGAGCCACAGCAGAGCCAACCCAAAATCGTCCAGTCTCTGAGGGAGAAGTTTCAGTGTCTGAGCTCTAGTAGCTTTGCCTGA